The Nitrospira tepida genome includes a window with the following:
- a CDS encoding FAD-binding protein, whose translation MKIHDVLIVGAGLAGMRAALAVPPDLDVAIISKVHPVRSHSVAAQGGINAALGAADSWEAHAFDTAKGGVYLGDQDAIEVMCREAPDDILELERLGVIFSRTEQGLIAQRPFGGAGFPRTCYAADRTGHALLHVLYEQLLRRQVSVYEEWYVTSLVTDEGECRGVVAWDLLHGGLHVIGAKAVILATGGSGRIFYTSTNAVINTGDGMALAYRAGVPLMDMEFVQFHPTTLKSTGILITEGARGEGGYLLNTLGERFMQRYAPDQMELATRSTVSLAIGQEILEGRGVDGCVLLDLRHLGRQRILERLPQIRQLSLEFAGIDPIESPIPVQPGAHYQMGGVQANGWGETALPGLFAAGECACVSVHGANRLGGNSLLETIVFGRRAGVRASEYVRGKAPRTPSDRTYQADRDRIARLHASQGSQRAWQLRDELGRVMSTNLGIFRTKESMALALEQVRRLREQARHVRLHDHGQVFNTDLIQALELQSLVDIAETIVAGGMAREESRGAHYRADFPKRDDTTWLTHTLTTSTPEGPRLSYRPVTITRFPPK comes from the coding sequence ATGAAAATCCATGACGTGCTGATCGTGGGCGCGGGCCTTGCGGGCATGAGGGCCGCGCTCGCTGTTCCTCCCGATCTCGATGTCGCCATCATTTCCAAGGTCCATCCGGTCCGCAGCCATTCGGTGGCGGCGCAGGGCGGGATCAACGCCGCGTTGGGAGCGGCCGATTCCTGGGAGGCCCATGCCTTCGACACGGCGAAGGGCGGCGTCTACCTGGGAGACCAGGACGCGATCGAGGTCATGTGCCGGGAGGCGCCGGACGACATCCTGGAGCTGGAACGGCTCGGCGTCATCTTCAGCCGCACCGAGCAGGGGCTCATCGCCCAACGGCCGTTCGGCGGCGCCGGCTTCCCCCGCACCTGCTACGCCGCGGACCGGACCGGCCATGCGCTCCTGCATGTCCTGTACGAGCAGCTCCTCCGCCGGCAGGTGTCCGTCTATGAGGAATGGTACGTCACCTCGTTGGTGACCGACGAGGGCGAATGCCGCGGCGTCGTCGCCTGGGATCTGCTTCACGGCGGCCTGCACGTGATCGGGGCCAAGGCCGTCATCCTGGCCACGGGCGGGAGCGGCCGCATCTTCTACACCAGCACCAACGCGGTCATCAACACCGGCGACGGCATGGCCTTGGCCTATCGCGCCGGCGTGCCGCTCATGGACATGGAGTTCGTCCAGTTCCATCCGACCACGCTCAAGAGCACCGGCATCCTCATCACTGAAGGGGCGCGCGGCGAGGGAGGGTACCTGTTGAACACGCTGGGCGAACGGTTCATGCAACGATATGCGCCGGATCAGATGGAATTGGCCACCCGGTCCACGGTTTCCCTCGCGATCGGGCAGGAGATCCTGGAAGGGCGCGGCGTCGACGGCTGCGTGCTGCTGGACCTTCGCCATCTGGGACGCCAACGGATCCTGGAACGGCTGCCGCAGATCCGGCAACTGTCGCTGGAGTTCGCCGGCATCGACCCGATCGAGAGCCCGATCCCGGTCCAACCGGGCGCGCACTATCAAATGGGCGGGGTGCAGGCCAACGGATGGGGGGAGACTGCCCTGCCCGGGCTGTTCGCCGCGGGCGAATGCGCCTGCGTGAGCGTCCATGGCGCCAACAGGCTGGGCGGCAACTCCCTGCTGGAGACGATCGTGTTCGGCAGGCGGGCCGGTGTCCGGGCCTCGGAGTATGTCCGCGGCAAGGCCCCGCGCACTCCCTCCGACAGGACCTACCAAGCAGACCGGGATCGCATTGCCCGCCTCCATGCCAGCCAAGGCTCGCAACGGGCCTGGCAGCTCCGCGATGAGTTGGGGCGGGTGATGAGCACCAACCTGGGCATCTTTCGCACGAAGGAATCGATGGCGCTCGCGCTGGAACAGGTGCGCCGGTTGCGAGAGCAGGCCCGGCACGTCCGCCTGCACGACCACGGCCAGGTCTTCAATACGGATTTGATCCAGGCGCTCGAGCTTCAATCCTTGGTCGATATCGCGGAGACGATCGTCGCGGGGGGCATGGCGAGAGAGGAAAGCCGCGGCGCCCATTACCGTGCGGATTTTCCCAAGCGGGACGACACGACCTGGCTCACACATACCCTGACGACCTCGACTCCCGAGGGACCACGGCTTTCCTATAGGCCCGTCACGATCACCCGCTTTCCGCCCAAATAA
- the gcvP gene encoding aminomethyl-transferring glycine dehydrogenase, translated as MSTLSDQASPEPQWLDPSDRFAQRHIAPSEADVQEMLATLGLRSLDELADAAMPANIRHRRPLSLPPAKSEHEALAELQQLAKRNQVRRSLIGMGYYDCLTPTVILRNILENPGWYTQYTPYQAEIAQGRMEALVNFQTMVADLTGLPLANASLLDEATAAAEAMAMCVNIARQKGEERTTFLVSDGCHPQTIAVVQTRATPLGVTVRVVHGDEVPAGATDLLGLLLQYPATDGSVVDHAALIQRVHHAGGLVAMATDLLALTLLKAPGELGADIAVGSSQRFGVPMGFGGPHAAFLATREEHRRQIPGRIVGVSKDHAGKPAYRLALQTREQHIRREKATSNICTAQVLLAVMAGMYAVYHGPEGLRRIASRVHGLACLLAEGLRRLSLPPASELFFDTLSVPCGVDLVPSIIARAGARGYNLRVIDESSVGISLDELSTIEEVRQVLSIFAGQDPLPFNLDQMACGLNVSYPGSFARTSAYLTHEVFHRFHAEHEMLRYLNRLQAKDLSLTTSMIPLGSCTMKLNATTEMVPVTWPEFARLHPFAPVEQTAGYQELCARLADWLAEITGFDAVSLQPNAGSQGEYAGLMVIRAYHQHQGEGHRKVCLIPVSAHGTNPASAAMVGMTVVPVACDTQGNVDLKDLEEKAARHRGDLAALMITYPSTHGVFEAEIRRICQIVHTHGGQVYLDGANMNAMVGLTRPGDIGADVCHLNLHKTFCIPHGGGGPGMGPIAVGRHLAPFLPGHPVVKTGGAQAIGSIAAAPYGSPSILPISYAYIAMMGNEGLTRATQVAILNANYMAKKLDKHYRVLYTGAKGLVAHEFILDLRPFKDSAGIEAMDVAKRLMDYGFHAPTVSFPVAGTLMIEPTESEAKAELDRFCAALIAIRGEIQDIIERRMPKTDNPLKNAPHTARMVTAADWSHPYSREQAAFPAPWVREHKFWPSVGRIDEAYGDRNLVCTCPPMESYATS; from the coding sequence ATGTCCACATTGTCCGATCAGGCCTCGCCCGAACCACAGTGGCTCGACCCGTCCGATCGATTTGCCCAGCGGCACATCGCCCCCAGCGAGGCCGACGTTCAAGAGATGCTGGCCACACTGGGATTGCGGTCCCTCGATGAGCTGGCCGATGCCGCGATGCCTGCCAATATCCGCCATCGCCGGCCGCTGAGCCTGCCGCCGGCAAAGAGCGAACATGAAGCCTTGGCTGAGCTTCAGCAACTGGCCAAACGGAATCAGGTCCGGCGCTCGCTGATCGGCATGGGCTATTACGACTGTCTCACGCCGACGGTGATCCTGCGGAACATCCTGGAGAACCCGGGCTGGTATACCCAGTACACGCCCTACCAAGCGGAAATTGCCCAAGGGCGCATGGAGGCGCTGGTTAATTTTCAAACGATGGTGGCGGACCTGACCGGCCTGCCGCTGGCCAATGCCTCATTGCTGGACGAAGCCACCGCCGCCGCCGAAGCGATGGCAATGTGCGTGAACATCGCCAGACAAAAGGGCGAAGAGCGAACGACCTTTCTGGTGTCCGACGGCTGTCACCCCCAGACCATTGCCGTGGTGCAGACCAGGGCGACGCCGCTTGGGGTGACGGTGCGGGTCGTGCATGGGGATGAGGTTCCTGCCGGGGCGACCGATCTGCTCGGCCTGTTGCTCCAGTATCCGGCCACGGACGGCTCCGTGGTCGATCATGCGGCGCTGATTCAGCGGGTGCACCACGCAGGCGGATTGGTTGCTATGGCGACCGATCTCCTGGCGCTGACCCTCTTGAAGGCTCCGGGGGAGTTGGGAGCCGACATTGCCGTCGGCTCCAGCCAGCGATTCGGAGTACCCATGGGATTCGGCGGCCCGCATGCCGCGTTTCTCGCCACGCGCGAGGAGCACCGTCGGCAGATCCCGGGCCGGATTGTCGGGGTTTCCAAGGACCACGCCGGGAAGCCCGCCTATCGACTCGCGCTCCAAACGAGGGAACAACACATCCGCCGCGAGAAGGCCACGAGCAACATCTGCACGGCCCAGGTGCTGCTGGCGGTCATGGCCGGCATGTACGCGGTGTATCACGGACCGGAGGGATTGCGCCGGATTGCGTCGCGTGTTCATGGGTTGGCGTGCCTGCTGGCCGAGGGGTTGCGGCGCCTGAGCCTGCCTCCCGCCTCCGAGCTGTTCTTCGACACGCTCTCCGTGCCCTGCGGGGTTGATCTGGTCCCGTCGATCATCGCCCGGGCCGGCGCGCGCGGGTACAACCTGCGCGTGATCGACGAGTCGTCGGTCGGCATTTCGCTGGATGAGCTGAGCACCATTGAGGAAGTGCGCCAGGTCCTGTCGATCTTCGCCGGCCAGGATCCTCTCCCCTTCAACCTGGATCAGATGGCCTGCGGGCTGAATGTCTCGTATCCTGGCTCCTTTGCCAGGACCAGCGCCTACCTCACGCATGAGGTCTTCCACCGGTTCCACGCGGAGCACGAGATGCTGCGCTACCTCAACCGGCTGCAGGCCAAGGACCTGTCGCTGACCACCTCGATGATTCCGCTCGGTTCCTGCACGATGAAGCTCAACGCGACGACGGAGATGGTGCCAGTCACCTGGCCGGAGTTTGCGCGCCTCCATCCCTTCGCCCCGGTGGAGCAGACCGCCGGCTATCAGGAGCTCTGCGCCAGGCTGGCCGACTGGCTGGCCGAGATCACGGGGTTCGATGCGGTGTCGTTGCAGCCCAATGCCGGCTCTCAAGGGGAGTATGCCGGCCTGATGGTGATTCGCGCGTATCACCAGCATCAGGGGGAAGGGCATCGCAAGGTCTGCTTGATCCCCGTGTCGGCACATGGGACGAACCCCGCGAGCGCCGCGATGGTGGGCATGACGGTCGTGCCTGTCGCCTGTGATACGCAGGGCAATGTCGACCTGAAGGATCTGGAGGAAAAGGCCGCCCGGCACCGCGGCGATCTGGCCGCCTTGATGATCACCTACCCCTCCACCCATGGGGTATTTGAAGCCGAGATCCGGCGAATCTGCCAGATCGTTCACACGCACGGCGGGCAGGTGTATCTCGACGGTGCCAACATGAACGCGATGGTCGGCCTCACCAGGCCGGGCGACATCGGGGCCGATGTCTGCCATCTGAACCTGCACAAGACTTTCTGCATTCCACACGGAGGCGGCGGGCCTGGAATGGGTCCGATCGCGGTCGGGCGGCACCTTGCGCCGTTCCTACCGGGGCATCCGGTCGTCAAGACGGGCGGGGCGCAGGCGATCGGCTCTATAGCAGCAGCTCCCTACGGCAGCCCGAGCATTCTCCCGATCTCCTATGCCTACATCGCGATGATGGGCAACGAGGGATTGACGCGGGCGACCCAGGTGGCCATCCTCAACGCGAACTACATGGCGAAGAAGCTCGACAAGCACTACCGGGTGCTCTACACGGGCGCCAAAGGATTGGTGGCGCACGAGTTCATCCTGGATCTGCGCCCGTTCAAGGACAGCGCGGGTATTGAGGCCATGGATGTGGCCAAGCGCCTGATGGACTACGGCTTCCACGCCCCGACGGTTTCGTTTCCGGTCGCCGGGACCTTGATGATCGAGCCGACGGAGAGCGAGGCCAAGGCCGAGCTTGATCGTTTCTGCGCGGCGCTGATCGCCATTCGCGGCGAGATTCAGG